The Capsicum annuum cultivar UCD-10X-F1 chromosome 3, UCD10Xv1.1, whole genome shotgun sequence genomic sequence tgtgacagtagCTTGTTTCACAACGTTGAATAAACTTGTCGTTCaattgtatttttattgattgtggtatcttgagattgtcctgataaaatgttgaaaagtgtctcctatgttTGCTAATTAGTAATTGCTTAAAATTTAGTAACTTGTAATATCTTAAtactcgatattgatattatttgctatgcttaaattagttcaggcagtgatatactagttaacagtcagtagtattttctaaaaaatatttttttactcaccaaccaaacactagaaaatatatttctgaaaaatattttttactcaccaatcaaacaccataaaatattttccactcacctaccaaacatgagaaaataagtagaaaaccaattTATTTTCCACGAAAACTTTTTCccggaaaacattttccatcataccaaacacaccctaagcgTTCAACATTTTTCATCTAAAATCCTTTTAAGTCACATTTTTACCCAGACAGGAAAAGgagggggggtgggggtgggggttctTCTTGTTGCTGTTAGGTTAAAGGGATATACAGTTGACCTGCTTTGGATGTAATTTACTGCTGTTGTGTGTCTTTCTGAATAGGACTGAACCTGTTAATAGCAATCAGGTCATTTTAAACTGCATCACTTTTTCTAATAAACACTTCAGGCCATTTTGTTTTAATTGTATGGGTGTTTCTGCAACAGCTATACAGAGTCAGACCCAGTGAAAATAGCTGTAGACGGTGTGGAAACATTTAAGAAGGAAAATTGTGATCTAATAATTGTGGATACCAGTGGGCGCCACAAACAAGAGGCAGCTCTTTTTGAAGAAATGCGACAAGTTTCTGAAGCAACGGTATGAGACTATGTTCTGCTATGCTCCATATTTTTCCTTCCATTATATTCTCATCTTATTGTTTTCTGCAGAAACCGGATCTCGTGATATTTGTTATGGATAGTAGTATTGGACAAGCCGCTTTTGATCAAGCTCAAGCATTTCGACAAAGTGTTGCGGTTGGAGCAGTAATTGTTACTAAGATGGATGGCCATGCAAAAGGAGGTGGCGCCCTAAGTGCGTAAGTTTTTAATGGTTTGGCTGTATccttaaataaattttttcttatagTTTTGGGTACTCTTATTTAACTATAGAACATATATTGAGCTCATGTTATCTGCTTTTAACATTTGAACTTCTAGACATGGTAGCTCGAAGTTGCAGGTTGCTGCAACGAGATTTAGAAATTGATGGTAAACagttaattcaaaattataatgGTAAAAACTTGAACTACTGCTTAAGCGGTTAAGCCTTGGAATTTCAGCACTACACATATGTTTGGTgaggtggaaaatatttttctgttTTCCCTTGTTTTGTTGGACGAAATTTTTGGAGAACTTATTCTCTAGGAAAACAAGTTCCTTAAAAACGAGGAAAATGATTCATTAATGGAAGTAGGGAAAACAAGTTCAACAAGTGACATTCTATGTTTATGAATGTTTATTGTATCCTCCCACCCACCCACCCATCACCCCCATCCCCTACGCCTTGTCCACCCCACTCCCTCCCACCTCTGTAGTTATTTTGAATATCATGTTTTTATTTACTGACTAAAcgctagatttttttttcttgattagaaaaaaaaaagtaaaaaaacaacTTATTTCcaagttttttttctcttttttgataaGGGAAAACTGTTTCCTTTATCAAATACACCCTACGATTTGGTTGGCATTGATATCATTATATCATTTTTCTTGGAGTCTTGAAATTGATTTATGGTTCAAAAGGCAGTAAAATTGCAGCTTTAATTGCCTCTTAGCTTGAAAAGATCAAAAACTTTTACTGCCTCTACAGCAGATATATCCATCTTTTGTTTATGAGGATTTTTCATATTGGTGGTTTTTGGGCCAATTTATGGTCTTGCGGGCACATGTTGCCAAGGTAGTAGTCCTGCTCGTAAAAAGTTGGAGCAAATTAGCTCCATCTCGTGTTGTAACTGGAATAAAGACTTGGGATCTCCAGGTTATTAATCTATCACCACCACTAGGACATCCCCTTAGGGGACTTTACAAGGATTTTGTTATTGATATTCACAAATTATAAGTTGGATCAGGTTTTCTCCAAACGGTGAATATTTATGGCCGTTTCTTTTggattaaaaaagatttatttgtTCTTTTGCTCTTCCATCTGCAGAGTTGCTGCAACTAAAAGTCCAGTCATATTTATTGGAACCGGTGAACACATGGACGAGTTTGAAGTTTTTGATGTTAAACCATTTGTCAGCCGTCTTTTAGGTTTGCATTCTTCTGTTGAGATTGTCAACTTTGTTTGGACCTATGTTCCTATTTCCACTGCCATTGACTTTGTTCTACTGAACTATCTCCAGGCATGGGTGACTTGTCTGGATTGGTGAACAAGATACAGGATGTGGTCCCAATGGATCAACAGCCTGAGCTTCTTCAGAAGTTATCAGAAGGACAGTTTACCTTGAGGATCATGTACGAGCAATTTCAGAACATGCTTAAAATGGGTCCCCTTGGACAGGTTTGCCACTTTCTAAAGTTAATctgatccccaacctttctgtCTCTCTCCTCCACCCTCCCCTTTTGGAATTTGTTAAACTTTTTCTGAATGTTATGACATTCATGACCAAACCCAGAACTAATAGGTTTTGGTTTTTTTGAGTCAAACAATTGTGTGGTGTTTGGATCCAAAATCAACATGAAAATCCAAGTTGGTTCAAAAATAAGCCAGTCATATCAATCCTGGTttcgaatttctaaaattttgatttcaGTCCTCATTTTTTAACCTCCCAAGTTGCTCCCTCCACCCTCTCTTCTCTTCTggtttctttcttcccttttttcttcttttgccttCAACTATTTCAAAAGCAAATTTAGTTGCACATAAAGATGATTTCTTGCTGTTTCTGAAATCGGTAACCGTATGAAATTTCTTACTATGGTTTAGGGATTCAATGATACGTTTTCAGAAGTTCAAATCTGAAAAGACAACTTTTCTATAAATTACAATACTTAGGGGGTGCTTGGATTGGGCTTTTTAAAATAGCTTACAAGGTAAAAGCTaaaagtcataatttggaaataCCCAACTTTTGgcttttagcttatttttgtacctttttaacCTAAAAATAGGTGCTTAAAAGCACGTTTTGTCTTTCCCAAGCActcttaaaaatccaaaaagagcTTAAAAaccaaaaacatttaaaataagcTAATCCAAACACCCTCTAAAACAAAACACACGGTTGTTTCTGGAACCCAAACTAAAAGCTTTTTTCCAAAACAAATTCCCAACCAAACAAAAGAAGAATTGTTGTTAGGAGAATTTTCATTATTTGTACAATTCGTTTGAAAGAATCAGCTTTCATATGGTTTTTACAAAAGTTTACGATGTTGTTATTGCTCATAGTTCTTCTAGAAAATCTCTTAGGTTTGTTTCCAATTTCCGTATGTTCTTAATCTTCTGTTTTACGAACCTAAAAATTCTGATCTAGTAACTGGAGCAAGTTGAAGATCATTTGGAACCTGCTGGTTCATTTAGAATCTATTTGGATTGGTAGATTTTAAATTCTTCCAAGAGTATAACCTTGTTAGTAGGCAACTATATTGTTTATGCAATAACCTTTTCataataaagatattaatttCCTATATTTGGTGGAGAAAAAAAGGAGTTTTTGAAGTagatgttgaaaaaaaaattatttggaagTTGAAATTGTATTTGGACAATAATTGGTTTATGTTGGAGTAAGAGTGTTTGAAGTTGAAGTGGATGAAATATATGTGGAAGTTAATTGTGGTTGGACAAGAATTTCACttaaaaaaaggttaaaatttcTCGGAGTGAACCATTATTTCGCTTGGAATGCTCGTCAAAGAAGTTTTTCAAAAGTTTATACATATTTCAAATATTGAAGTTCGGTGTTTGCAAATAATGAAATATTATTCATGGCCACATACTTAGCAATGGGAATATAGTCTTGTTAATATGTGCCTCAAATTAAATATGGATCTCAGATTACCTAGCTTTTAGCTTGACTTGCCAATTTGAGAGTCGTTGCTACATGTGGAAATATTTCAAGTATCTTAATGTGTTTTCATCGtaataaaacaataacaacatacccagtatattcccacaaagtggggtctggggacgGTTGGTGTACGCAATTCATACAgctacctcagaggtgagatagagaggttttTTCCAATAGATCCCCAGCTCAAGACAAGAAAACTCTAGAAAAGATGTAGTATAGGAACAAGAAACATTAGGTATTGGCACCACAATTAATAACATAAACAAGAGCTCAAGTATTTTAACACATGAACATTAGTTTGATTGGACGGCAACTTGTGAGCTGTCTGCTACcgcttttttttttgtttcccccCTCATGCCTGTTTGCTTTCCTTGCTCGATACCATTCTGGTTGCTCATCATTGATGTTCTTTTTTGGTGGTATAGGTTTTCTCAATGCTTCCAGGATTTAGTGCAGAGATGATGCCAAAAGGTCGTGAAAAGGAAAGTCAGGCAAAATTTAAACGGTATATGACAATGATGGACTCCATGACTAATGAAGGCAAGTGAGCTACATTTTATGGAGTTCAGTTTAAGCTATTTGTACACTGTATTTAGAATATTGTTCAACcttttgatttgaaattggtaACATAATTGCAGAATTGGACAGTACCAACCCAAAGATTATGACTGAATCTCGAATCATGCGTATAGCTAGGGGATCTGGCCGCCTAGTGCATGAGGTGATGGAGATGTTGGAAGAATACAAACGACTTGCCAAGATTTTCAGCAAGATGAAGGGTCTTAAGATACCAAAGAAGGGAGATATGAGCTCCCTGTCCAGAAacatgaatgcacaaaacatGAGCAAAGTCCTTCCCCCTCAGATGTTGAAGCAGATAGGCGGCATGGGCGGTTTACAAAACTTAATGAAGCAAATGGGTTCTGCTAAGGACATGATGGGTATGTTTGGTGGTGGTGGAGAGTAATAATGTGATCACAATCAAAGTACAGTTTACGGGGTTAAATGTAAAGAACAGTTATCAATCCGTAGTTGGTGGAAATAGCATATAACCTGATCATTATCATTCCCTATCTTCTAAATTTTTGGAATCAGATGCAATTGGtgaatttagtttatttagaatGAAACGTTGGTTTTGCTGTACCTTCTCGATTTTGATGCTCTGTTTTTACAGTTGTGATCTTTTGAAAGTACTATCATTCCGCTTGTAAATTATTAGTATGCATGGTCATTCCGTCATTGATTTATAATGGGCAGACAAGCTGCTCTTTGACCTGTACAGATATAGCTCCTGCAGCTGGTGGTAAAGCCTCTTGAATTTCGAGGATAGCACCAACTTCTTAAACCTTTCAGTtttgtttggtgtgaggtacaaGGGTTAAGTAGTCCCGAGATAAAATAAAGGAGTTTGATTGTATTAGTCAATACCGGAATAACTTATTCCACCATTTgcaccatagtgatgggataaatTATCCTGGGATCACCCAGGATAACTATTTCCCAATCAAATGACAAAGCATAAAAAGTCCCAGGTCTTTCACAGATACTGGTGGTTCTCGGCGATCTTGGGGTTTATAGCAGCACATTTGAAAGCTTTATTTCAAACTTATATCTTCAAATGTCAGTTCTCCAATTAAAGATTACATAATAAAGAAGTAAGCCACATATACAAGCGTATTTGAGAAGTAAAAGAGAGAACATTACACAAGCTTCTACATATTAAACATTATAGATAGGTGTCTTGAGTTCTATAAATTATCCGTCTAACAACTTGATGGAGGGCTCTCTTCCTCGTTTTCCTCCGATCCACTAGCTGTTTGTAGTGCATAACGTATGACAGAATTCATTTGTTTCCTCAATTTGGCATTGTCAATGTAAACGACAGCTAGCTGCTTCCTCAATTCATCCACTGCTGTCCTTGAATATTCTCCATCAATGTGAGATTCAACATCTTGTGCTAGCAGCTGGGACTGTTTAAAAGAGGAGAATAAAAGATTATGAGCATGTTCATACAagtttttccttcattatcataCTAACTCAGCCAACCAACAGAAGCTACTAGTGCAAACATAACAAGATTCGAAACACATGACATTACAAGAAAGGTATAGCCTCTTCAATTCACCTAGGGATCGATACAGACAACCATATTACTAGATCGGCAGGTCTAAGTTAGAAATGCCAAATGCACACCATCACACCATATAATACTATGAtattattttgtccttataaGCCAGTTATGAAAAGCTCAGTCACTTGTCCTTGCTTTATCGGATTAGCAAAAGATGCTAATTGGAGAAGAACATATGAAAAAAATTGGCAAGCCAGCGATGGTGGTAGAGCTCTTCTTATTAACATTTACAGCCTTTCAACTACTTTACTTCTTGGTCCCACAGAAAACATGGTAGTGCTCTCTATTTTCTTGTCAACATTTTATCTACTTCAGTTCTTGATACCAAGCACTTAGAACAGAAAGAATGAGACAATGATACCTTAATATAATCAAACCATTCTCTACTGATAATTGGGACCACACAAGCTGCAAAAGAAATGTTTATAAACCTAATCACCAATACTCTTTAGGCAGGTATTGATTTCTTCATATTCTTCCCATTTTTTGCCCTTTTGTTAAGATGTTTGATACTACATCTATTTATATCCTTTTTGTACAAAAGACTGGAACTTGACCTTAAGAAAAAAACGTGGATCTCAAGCATCTACGTAGAACATATATTGTATGTAGATTTTCTGTTAGAGAAATTATATGCAATTCAGAGCATTTAGGAAGAACAGCCCAAAAACCTAACTGCTCAAGTTAAAGAGACACACCTCTGCAAGAAGTACACCTATTCGATCATCTGATGTTGACAGTATATCAATGGCATCAGAAGGGTTAGCAGCATCCAGGACCAGTTTATTTTCCTCCTCGATGAGAAAACTGACACTGCATTCCTCAAGTCTATTGCGAAGAATTTCATATTCATGCAGCAACTTAATATTTGCAGCATTAGCGTGTTCCCTACGTTGTCTTTCCTCCTGTAGAATCATCTGAAAGAAAGGAACATCAAATTTCCACAGTTTATGGAAGGATAGATGTTTTACAACCTACCCTCCCCTAGggaaaagatgatgaaaaaaaaatagatcctTGGCTTAATCCTAACTACTAGAGAATCAACTGCATACTAACTGCACTTTTAACTCTTCCATCTCATTTAGTGAATGAATATGCATTAATAAAAACTAATTTAAGTGAATGGTTACTTCAACATCTGCCTTCTCTTTTGCCAATTTGCTGAGCTCTTGCTTGAGTTCTGTGTGGGAACTTCTTAGAGATTTAATCTCCTTGACCAAAAGTTTGACATCTGCATTTGACTTTGACTCCAACTCCAAATGGTGTTTCTGCAAGCTATTGACCTGCTGTTGAGCAGCATCCAACTCTTCATGCAGTCTTTCATTCTTTTGTACTATGAATCTTTGCGTTGATTCCATGTTAATCTTGTCAGCCTTTACAATTTCAGGAACAACTTGCTCACTGTAcgaaatatagaagaaagattACATTTTGTAATAGAAGAGAGTGACAGTATACCTGCTCAGACGTCAGCTTCAACTCCATCTCCACACACTTGCTTCTAAGTTCCTCCATATCCCAAAGCATTTGAGTAAATTTTTCCCTCTCACTTTGAACTGCTTGCTGCAGGTTCTCTTTGCCACTCTGTTTTAGAGAATCAAGCTCAATTTCCAAATCTCTGACCTGTGTAAGTCCACAAATGCTATTATTAGCATCCTTATCACAACACAAGATAGAGAAGACCAGCAGGCAGCAGTAACAAAACCCGGGCTCATAAAGCAGAGAAGTCCAGCCGTAACATTAACTCTCAGTTCTTTGGTATAAAAAGCTTTCATAGAAAGTCTGGATCTAAAAGTTGAGATAAGCTTCCAAGTTGCAAAATGGTTGCTAAATATGTATCCATAAGAATTACCTAGCGGCTAGCCCTTTCATAACCCTATTTCTATTTTTGGAAGAGGGAGGCTATGTATAATGTAAGGAAGAATGAAGCTTTTTTTACAATGGAAAGAGTGATGGGAAGGAGGAAAAGTACACAAGCATGTACGGGCTGACAATTTATGAGCATATCAAGGGAGCTTGTCATTAGAGAACTTAGCTGGGGGTAGGATATTACAGGAGAGGGATGTGTGAAGACAAGTTGGTAAGACTGGTTTTACTGGGTCATTCTTTGAACCAATTTTTCTGGAAATTTCACAAGAATTAAATGAATATATGGCCAAAATATTCCAAATTTCCAATGCTGATATAAGAAAAGGCACACGAAGGACATTACATAATGCATTACTACAGTAAGTAAACGAGGATTCTGCTTAGTAACGTACAAAACTATACGCTACCATCCAAGTTAACACATCTTAATCTCAATTTTACATACTGCAGCAGCTCTGCTAACAGGATCAGAGAAATAGATATACCAATGCATGCTTAAATTGCAGAATCGGGAATAGGAACCACACCTTTGTGGCAAGGTACTGTCTCACAGCAAGCTCTTGATTCAGTCTCGCCAAGAGATCTTCAATGTCAGTTTTCGCTGTTGCCAGCCTCAGTTGCATAGTACTGAGGGTTCTATTCAATTTATTTTGCTCATCCAATTGAATAACAGCTTGTAAATGGCCCGGGAACTGTCGGTTGGAGCTTGTTGGTGTATTTAGTCCTGACAAATCAGCACCTTCAGCAGGGTCATGTGAGGTATTCTTCAAtggttcaagcttcaagaaatttgAAATGTCAGAGACTTCTTCTGAAGCAATATCAGTTTCGAGAGTCTGCTTAACATGAGCACTATCTATGACTCTCTTAGTGGAATCATCAGTGTCACCTCCTGTGGAGGGCATATTTAAGCGATTTTCCCGGTTCCCTTGTTCAGAATCCTTCATTGGCTTGCTGTCATGATGTTTTAACCTGGCATCCTCAGAATTTACTTCCCCTGAATGGGTGAAACCCTGGAAAATCACTGCATTGTCAAGTTCATGAAACCGGCTCATACCCTCTGTTGGAGATCCCAGCTCAGGGGTCCCATATGCAGAATCATTGCCGCAATCAGAAGCAAATGATGACGGACCAGCAAGCAAAGAAACATCTGAACTATTTGAGAATTGATTCGATGGAACTACACTGATGGATGAATTCTCATCTACAACATTCTGATTCAATTCATAGAATGctgaaaaattcataaaagggaaaaaaatgttTACATTAATTCAACAAAGATTGCTTGATACATAAATATAGCATACTGGATTGATTAGATAACTTCCAAGTGTTTGGTGGAAGTACAAGGAAAAAAAGCACAAGAATTCAACAAGCAGCAAGGAGACACCTACACGACCTTGCGGCTGCTTCAAGCTCAAGAAAGATCCCTATGGGAGCACTTCTTGATAACTCGATGTCAGACAACACTTTCGTCATCCAATCCTCCAGTAAACACCTACGCTGAAATGAAATCAACTTGAGCACATAGCAAGATAGAGTTCATACTAAAGAACTATAACTGCATTATTCAGCGATTTCCTCAATAACAATTTTCAGATTATGATACAATCATGCAattataattgaaataaaagatgTTACAGaggtaaaagtcccacattggttagGGAATGGActgtggtttgcttatatggacttgggcaatcctcccctcatgagctacaTTTtcgggttgagttaggcccaagtgCCACATCTTTACAAAAGAGAACAATAGAAACAGAATGTTACTAACTTCTTCCAAAAGCTCATTGCTTTGCATTCTCAGAAGTCCCTTTGAAGGAGAGGGGGGCAACTTTTTCTTTGGGAATTCTTTCTTCAGCTGCAACAAACGAGAGGTGTGAAGCAATCATATGGATAAACTAATAGCATATATTGTAAGTATGCAGATTCAGTCCAAGAACCAACCAATTCTTACTGAAGCCGTAGATGTCATCTATATACAAGAAAGTTAGAGAGTAGAAACATTATCCTACTTGTACTCTATACCCTATGCATGATCTCAAAAAACTAGCATACCTCTGAAGATAGCTTTAAGAAATCACTAAATCTTCGTCGTATCTCTCGCATGGTTGTGAACCCATCAGGTGATTGTATACCAATTTGAACCCTGTAAAACTGTTCCCGTACAAATGTCATCATTCGATAACTCAAGCAAGAAATAATAAGCCATACAAGTTATTATGGATCTTCTATTCATTTCTGAAAGAAAATACACTATGGTAATCCCACATTGACCAGGTACAGCTGAAAACtagaaaggagaaaaaagacACCTAACGATCTTAAAGTCAAACTCCAATCCTAGATGGAGGTGACAGCACATTTCGATGCATATATAGCTGATTCCTTTTACAGTGCTCAATGCATACAAGAACACTGTCTCAAAAAAATCATAGAGAAATACCACTACAGTAGCTGAACCTCTGGGACGTAACGAGATAGTCCAAGAGGGAATAGTGGCACAGTAACTCCATCTTGTATGTGAATCATGTGGCCAGATGGTATCACGTCCAACCTGTGTAAAATAAGGGAGCACTCATTTGAACATGCACCGAAAGTTCTTGTAAAAGTAAATGTCTATGACAATCTCTTCAAGCTTTTCTTCACAACTAATCATGGACCCATGAATATTAGTAACAGATAAATATTAGTAACAGATAAGACAaattctccggaggtagtggtatggactgcgtacattttaccctccccaaaccccactgtgtgggaatacactgggtttgttgttgttgttgttgtataagaAAAATTGCAAATCAGATTAAACTGTCAATAGAATATTTAAATATAACACACCAAACTAACAATACCTTGTTCGGGTTTCCGAAAGATTTTAGCATTAAACTACTGTTTATAGATAACCAGGATTTTGACCGGCCTCATAGGAGAAAGGGTGTGCTAAAGCTAGAGCAGCTCTTTTCGCTATACTACAAATCTAGATGAAATCCCATGTCCATGTTTTCAGTCAAGTAACTGTTACTTAATATCTGACGACAATATAAGCATTGTATGCACACAACATAATCTATAATTTTTCAAGTGTGATACAAGCAGTGATGCATTATTATCATTCATATACATGGACGTAGATTCACTTTCTCTTGTACCCTGCAATAAAAGCAAGGTTCTTCTGACATAACTTTTCCAGCAAAACCCCGTGGATCACACTTTTACGTCGATACCCAAAACTAAAGAAAACGGAGCTAGCACATAACATACTCCTCAATTACTCTGAAACAGTGTCTTTATCTTGTCTGGATAACTCAGTGTCTTTATCCATAATCCTGGTAATTCACCTCCCTTAAGAAATAAGGATTAGCTCCTTTTGTCTCTGGTCATCACGCTTTGAAATATCTAAACTAAGGTGACTTTTGTCGTTTCAAAGGTTATGCAGGTCATGGATATTATTAGTATTTCATAGTTCATATTTGTGCCAACCAAGAGTTTAATTGTTTTAACTTTCCATGAGAAACTAGAGAACATTTTGATGCCACTGCAGACCAGctaatttttcatttaataaCCAATATTCTGTTCCtagataatataatcataaagGAAACTAAAAATAGGACAACCCGGTCCACTAAGCTCCCATTATGCGCAAGGTACAGGGAAGGATCGAACCGCGAGAGTCTATTGTACGCGGTTTCACACTGCATTTCTACGAGAGGTTGCCTCCTCCACTCGAACCCCTGACCTTCTAATCACATGACAACAGCTTTACTAGCTATGTCAAGGCTCTCCTCAGTAATTATAAAGATAAATACTActcctccgtcccattttatatgACAgcctttcctttttagtccggcCCATTCTAATGTCACTGAACTAGAATtagaaataatttaactttatttccgactcgctaaggctagggagaggaagggtcgtgacctcgatcaggtgaggtgcattaagggggaggacggtagagtattggtggaggacggtcacataaagaagagatggcagtcgtactttcatacgctcttgaatgacgagggggacagagctattgtgttaggggaactggagcactcaggggagtgtcgggatttcagctattgtagacgttttaaggtagacgaggttagacaggcagtccgcaggatgcgaaggggtagggcgacggggccggacgagataccggtggagttttggaagttcgttggagaggctggtgtaaggtggttgactgcattgttcaatgaaattttcaggacggcaaagatgcccgaggcgtggaggtggagtaccatgatccccctctataagaataagggggacattcagtgttgcaataactatagggggattaagttactgagtcactctatgaagatctgggagagagtggtcgaggtgaggctgagacggatagtgtctatctcggaaaatcagttcggatttatgcccggccgctcgacgacggaggcaatccacctggtacggaggttggtggagcagtatagggagag encodes the following:
- the LOC107861969 gene encoding PX domain-containing protein EREL1 isoform X1, whose protein sequence is MGTLLPEMNLYGNYSYLDLGFNDPAFIESLSLYRNDDELQGRKSRKSPPKHRHDGTSPLPLGMDWSPAPRVWVGRDTIWPHDSHTRWSYCATIPSWTISLRPRGSATVVFYRVQIGIQSPDGFTTMREIRRRFSDFLKLSSELKKEFPKKKLPPSPSKGLLRMQSNELLEERRCLLEDWMTKVLSDIELSRSAPIGIFLELEAAARSSFYELNQNVVDENSSISVVPSNQFSNSSDVSLLAGPSSFASDCGNDSAYGTPELGSPTEGMSRFHELDNAVIFQGFTHSGEVNSEDARLKHHDSKPMKDSEQGNRENRLNMPSTGGDTDDSTKRVIDSAHVKQTLETDIASEEVSDISNFLKLEPLKNTSHDPAEGADLSGLNTPTSSNRQFPGHLQAVIQLDEQNKLNRTLSTMQLRLATAKTDIEDLLARLNQELAVRQYLATKVRDLEIELDSLKQSGKENLQQAVQSEREKFTQMLWDMEELRSKCVEMELKLTSEQADKINMESTQRFIVQKNERLHEELDAAQQQVNSLQKHHLELESKSNADVKLLVKEIKSLRSSHTELKQELSKLAKEKADVEMILQEERQRREHANAANIKLLHEYEILRNRLEECSVSFLIEEENKLVLDAANPSDAIDILSTSDDRIGVLLAESQLLAQDVESHIDGEYSRTAVDELRKQLAVVYIDNAKLRKQMNSVIRYALQTASGSEENEEESPPSSC
- the LOC107861967 gene encoding signal recognition particle 54 kDa protein 1 isoform X1, coding for MVLAQLGGSISRALQQMSNATIIDEKVLNDCLNEITRALLQADVQFKLVRDMSTNIKKIVNLEDLAAGHNKRRIIQQAVYNELCNILDPGKRAFTLKKGKPSVVMFVGLQGSGKTTTCTKYAYHHQKRGWKPALVCADTFRAGAFDQLKQNATKAKIPFYGSYTESDPVKIAVDGVETFKKENCDLIIVDTSGRHKQEAALFEEMRQVSEATKPDLVIFVMDSSIGQAAFDQAQAFRQSVAVGAVIVTKMDGHAKGGGALSAVAATKSPVIFIGTGEHMDEFEVFDVKPFVSRLLGMGDLSGLVNKIQDVVPMDQQPELLQKLSEGQFTLRIMYEQFQNMLKMGPLGQVFSMLPGFSAEMMPKGREKESQAKFKRYMTMMDSMTNEELDSTNPKIMTESRIMRIARGSGRLVHEVMEMLEEYKRLAKIFSKMKGLKIPKKGDMSSLSRNMNAQNMSKVLPPQMLKQIGGMGGLQNLMKQMGSAKDMMGMFGGGGE
- the LOC107861969 gene encoding PX domain-containing protein EREL1 isoform X2, encoding MGTLLPEMNLYGNYSYLDLGFNDPAFIESLSLYRNDDELQGRKSRKSPPKHRHDGTSPLPLGMDWSPAPRVGRDTIWPHDSHTRWSYCATIPSWTISLRPRGSATVVFYRVQIGIQSPDGFTTMREIRRRFSDFLKLSSELKKEFPKKKLPPSPSKGLLRMQSNELLEERRCLLEDWMTKVLSDIELSRSAPIGIFLELEAAARSSFYELNQNVVDENSSISVVPSNQFSNSSDVSLLAGPSSFASDCGNDSAYGTPELGSPTEGMSRFHELDNAVIFQGFTHSGEVNSEDARLKHHDSKPMKDSEQGNRENRLNMPSTGGDTDDSTKRVIDSAHVKQTLETDIASEEVSDISNFLKLEPLKNTSHDPAEGADLSGLNTPTSSNRQFPGHLQAVIQLDEQNKLNRTLSTMQLRLATAKTDIEDLLARLNQELAVRQYLATKVRDLEIELDSLKQSGKENLQQAVQSEREKFTQMLWDMEELRSKCVEMELKLTSEQADKINMESTQRFIVQKNERLHEELDAAQQQVNSLQKHHLELESKSNADVKLLVKEIKSLRSSHTELKQELSKLAKEKADVEMILQEERQRREHANAANIKLLHEYEILRNRLEECSVSFLIEEENKLVLDAANPSDAIDILSTSDDRIGVLLAESQLLAQDVESHIDGEYSRTAVDELRKQLAVVYIDNAKLRKQMNSVIRYALQTASGSEENEEESPPSSC